The nucleotide sequence TACCATTCTCAGTTTGAACAGAAACATAATCCAAATCAGGGTGAACGGAGATTCCTAAGTTTGCTGGAATCGTCCATGGCGTTGTTGTCCAGATTACGAGTTTTTCATCTGTATCTAAAACTCTTTTACCATCTTTCACATCAAAAGCTACATAGATAGAAGCTGAACGCTTATCTTGATATTCAATTTCCGCCTCTGCCAATGCGGACTCTGATGATGGTGACCAATAAACAGGCTTTAGCCCTTTATAGATCAAGTCTCTCTTCGCCATCTCGCCGAATACTTCAATCTGTCTTGCTTCATAGCCTTTATCAAGTGTGATATAAGGGTTTTCCCAGTCACCGCGAACGCCTAGACGTTTAAACTGTTCACGCTGATGATCAACTTGTTTAAGAGCATATTCTTCACAAAGCTTACGAAATTCTGCAACAGTCAGCTCTTTGCGTTTTACTTTCCCGCTTTTTGTAAGTGCCGTTTCAATTGGCAATCCGTGTGTATCCCAGCCTGGAACATATGGTGCATAATGACCAGTCATGGATTTGAAACGAACAATGATATCTTTTAGAATTTTGTTTTCAGCATGCCCGATGTGGATATCGCCATTCGCATACGGAGGTCCGTCGTGTAAGATAAATGGCGGCAAATCCTTTGTATTTTCAAGCACCATTTCATAAATGTTTAGTTCTTTCCACTTTTCCTGAACAACAGGTTCTCTTTGCGGAAGATTCCCACGCATCGGAAACTCTGTTTTTGGCATTAGTAGCGTGTCTTTATAATTCATCATTTTTCCTCCTTCATTACGATAAAACGTGACAGATGACTTGGTTTTCTAGTAACTGCACGGAAAACAAAAAAACCTTCTCAGCCCTACTGAACGAACAGTAGGGACGAGAAGGTTAACCCGCGGTACCACCCTAATAGGTTCATGATATAATCACAAAACCCGCTTAGTCATCCGTAGCGTGGATGAGGCGCTTGAACTTACTGCAAATATTTCAGTCCAAGAACTCAGGGGTGATCTTCAAATACTTCACTATACCAGGCTCGCACCATTTCCCAGTTCGCTTTAATAGAAAGAAAGTATTTTACTGTCCCCGTCTTCGTCACATATTAATCTTAGAAAAGTATATGCGATTTTTTAAATGAATGTCAAGCTTCCGTCTTTACTTCCTGAAGTTCGTAGCTGTCAAGATTTTCAGGAGCATTTAAAGAATCCCAATCATCATTCTTTAGCATCTCAAGCTGTGCTTCAATCAGCATTCTGAATCGCGTGCGGTAAACAGATGACTGTTTTTTCAGTTCATCAATCTCCATTGAGATCTTTCTAGATTTAGAAAGTGATTCATTAATGATTCTGTCAGCGTTCTTTTCGGCTTCTTTAACAATTAAGCGCGCTTCTTTTGACGCTGTTCTTTTTACTTCTTCACCTGTTTCTTGAGCAATTAGAATCGACTTATTTAGTGTTTCCTCAATGTTTTTAAAATAAGAGATTTTTTCTTCAAGGTTTGCAACCGTTTCCTCTAATTCCTTCTTTTCACGAATCACTGCTTCATAATCTTTAATGACTTGATCTAAAAAGTCATTAACCTCATCTTCACTATACCCTCTGAAACCTCTTGTGAATTCCTTGTTGTGGATATCCAATGGTGTTAAAGGCACAACGGCCACCTCCATAGATGCATTATTTTTTACCTAATTTCGACAAATTTTCTAAAATTCCTTCTTTAGCGGGAATTTATTTTAATAATCCATAACGAATACGCCATTTTTCTTTTTTTGTCGTTCCTTCTATTGCAATCAGCTTGCTTCTGCCAAATCCTCGTACTGAAAGCTCGTCTCCCTCCATAACTTCAGCTGCCACTTGTTCAGTAACTTTATGGTTCAATTTCACACGTCCTTGCTGAATGAATGGAGACGCTTTTGCACGTGACAAGTTATATATTTCAGCCACGATGACGTCAAGCCGCAGTGATGATACAGTACCGTTTCTTTCGTCATATTCTGTTTTCGATTCAATTAATTCGTTTTCTTTGATAGGAAGAAGCTTTACACCTGTTTTTCCTATCTTTGTTAAATTGAGTTCAATGAATCCTGCAATCTCAGCAGCACATATAAACTGAACGTTATCCCCTGAAATTAAAATATCGCCATACTTTCCTCGTTTTACACCGATGTTCATTAACGCACCTAGAACGTCTCTATGTTCAATGGAAGAAAACTTTGAGGGATACTCAATGTCATAACAAACCATTTGGAAGTCTTCGTTTTTAGCATCCAAATAATCTGGATACAAAAACGCACGTTTTCGTTCAGAAAAAGAAGAGCCTCCCCATAAAGAGAGGCGAACATCCGTATCATGACCAACGATCGTTTTAATAATTTCTTGTTCACGCGGATCTAGGAAATCAGTCAGCTTTGGGCTGTATCGCTCTGTCACTTCTGACTTCCAATTTAATACACGATCAACAAACTCATGTTCTTCTGGTCTATAATGCTGGTAAATACTCATACGGCAGCCTTATAGCGAACGAGCGATCATGTCTGCTATCGCACTTACTCCAAAACGGGCAAAGTGCAGCGCCATTAAAGCTACGATAGGCGAAAGGTCAATCATGCCAAGCGGCGGAATAATCTTTCGGAACGGAGATAAATATGGTTCCACAAGCCTTGCAATAACTTGGCCAATTGATGACTCACGAGCATTTGGAAACCAAGATAAAAGTATGTATCCTATTATCATGTAATAGTAGATTTGAATAAGTGTTAGTACAACATCTTCAATTGCATAAATCATGTTCAATAATCTTCACCTGCCTGATTTAATCTTCGTCCATCATTTCTGAAATTGTACCGGATACATCAACATTTTCTGGTGTGCACAAAAATGTGTTTGGTCCTAGCTTTTGAATATCCCCACCAATCGCATAAACAGTTCCTGATAAAAAGTCTACGATTCGCTTTGCTTGATCATGCGGAATTCTTTGCAAATTCATAACAACTGCTCTTCGATTTTTTAATTGATCAGCAATGTCTTGAGCTTCCGCATAAACACGAGGCTCTACTAGAACAACTTTAACCTGTTGCTGAATGCTTTGAAGACTTACAACGTTCGGCTTCCCTTTTTTCGTATGAGAAGGTGTAATCTCTTCTTCTTCAGCTACTGAGTCATCTTCATACTCGTTTTCATACTCATAATCGGTCTCAAGATCAAAAAAGCGCTTGAATTTCGTTTTAATTCCCATTTATTCCACCTCCTAAAATTCTTTTCCCACTAAGTTCGTCCCAATTCGAATAAAAGTTGCTCCTTCTTCAACGGCAATTAAATAATCGTTTGACATTCCCATTGATAGCTCTGTGCAAGGAGCGTGCGGCATTTCTTTTTCCTGTATCTCCAATTGAAGCTGCTTCAATGTTGAAAACACCTTTCTAATTAAAGATTTATCATCCGTGAAAGGAGCCATGGTCATCAGGCCAGCAACTGTAATACGATCGTAGTCTCTTAGTTTATCGACAAAAGGAAGCACATCGTTTACTGCAAGACCATGTTTAGAGTCTTCTTCAGCTACATTTACTTGAACAAAACATGAAATGGTTCTTCCTGCTCGTTTCTGAATCTCTCTCGCTAAACTTAATCGATCTAGTGAGTGAATGTAATCCACATGTTCAATAATATCTTTTACTTTCCTTGTTTGCAGAGTTCCGATAAAGTGCCATTTAACAGATAAGTCATCTAGGAATTCTTTCTTTGTCAGAAGGCCTTCGACTCTATTTTCTCCTATATGTTCAACACCTGCTAAAGCAGCCTCTTTCGTTGTTTCGTTACTTACATATTTCGTAACAGCGATTAAATTAACGCCCTTTGGAGATCTGTTTTTTTTCTCGCAGGCAGTTTGTATTTCTTTAATAATATGATTTCTATTTTCAGCGATTCCCAAATTCAGATAAATCTCCTTTCCTGCCTATATAACTCATCATTCTTCCGGTTTTACCCATGTCTTTACGGTGTGAAAAAAAGATATCATTCTTACAACTCGTGCACTGATCAGAAATAATTATGTTTTCTTGAAGCACTCCCGCATGCAGAAGTAGCTTTTCATTTAGACTTTTTAAGTTTAATTGATATTTTTCGAATTCATTTTTCTTAAAGATTGTACAATCGTCCATTCCATTCAAAGCTGTTATCACTTCATTTATTACTCTATCATCTACTTCATAACAGCAGTCTCCAATGGACGGTCCGATTGCAGCCTGAATGGTCTTAACATCTACATTCTCTTTTTCGCACCAAATCTTAACCATTTCTGGTCCGATCTTTGCGACTGTTCCTTTCCAGCCAGCATGAGCAAGACCGACTAACTGTTCATTGGGCGCATAAAAATAGAGCGGTACACAATCAGCATAAAGAGATGTTAATAGGATATCTTCATCTGACGTATATAGAGCATCAGTATCTGGTATAGCTGTTTCAAAATCTAAGGAGCCGTGACCACGCTTATTCATAGATACCTTCACGATCTTAGCACGATGAACTTGTTTTGAACCTACCCAGTTTTCCACAGGAAATCCGATTGACTCTGCAAACTTTTTTCGATTTTTCCGAACCGTGTCTGGATTATCATTTACATGAAAACCCATGTTCATTGAGTAAAAGGGCTCTGAACTATTCCCGCCTTCGCGCGTTGTAAAACCTGCAACAATTTTAGAATTTTGTTCTTGCCATTTAACGATCTCAAGATGCTTTCCAGATTGTTTAAACGTGTTCATATGTATGTACTCCTCCTGGAAAGTTTTATCTTTATTTTAACACATTTTCCGTTGAGAAAGAAAAAAAGAACCGTTTATTTCATTTGATCAAACGGTTCTTTTACGTATTCATTTAATTCACTTGCTTCCATATGTCTGACCAGTATAACATCCGCACCGATTTTCACGATATTTCGCCATGGTATCACAATATCATTTTCTCTTGCAAAAAAACCAAGCATCTTCCCAGCTCCTGGGATAATGATCGCATCTATCTTTCCGGTATTCAGATTGATTTCCAGGTCAGCTATATGGCCAAGTTTTTTCCCATTTGCCACATTAACTACGTCTTTAACTTGAAAGTCTGATATTTTGTTCATGTCACAACCCGCCTTTCTGTTTTCATTATATGAAGGACAAAGCTGTTTCATG is from Fictibacillus sp. b24 and encodes:
- the pgeF gene encoding peptidoglycan editing factor PgeF — its product is MNTFKQSGKHLEIVKWQEQNSKIVAGFTTREGGNSSEPFYSMNMGFHVNDNPDTVRKNRKKFAESIGFPVENWVGSKQVHRAKIVKVSMNKRGHGSLDFETAIPDTDALYTSDEDILLTSLYADCVPLYFYAPNEQLVGLAHAGWKGTVAKIGPEMVKIWCEKENVDVKTIQAAIGPSIGDCCYEVDDRVINEVITALNGMDDCTIFKKNEFEKYQLNLKSLNEKLLLHAGVLQENIIISDQCTSCKNDIFFSHRKDMGKTGRMMSYIGRKGDLSEFGNR
- a CDS encoding cell division protein SepF, with translation MGIKTKFKRFFDLETDYEYENEYEDDSVAEEEEITPSHTKKGKPNVVSLQSIQQQVKVVLVEPRVYAEAQDIADQLKNRRAVVMNLQRIPHDQAKRIVDFLSGTVYAIGGDIQKLGPNTFLCTPENVDVSGTISEMMDED
- a CDS encoding RNA-binding protein; the encoded protein is MSIYQHYRPEEHEFVDRVLNWKSEVTERYSPKLTDFLDPREQEIIKTIVGHDTDVRLSLWGGSSFSERKRAFLYPDYLDAKNEDFQMVCYDIEYPSKFSSIEHRDVLGALMNIGVKRGKYGDILISGDNVQFICAAEIAGFIELNLTKIGKTGVKLLPIKENELIESKTEYDERNGTVSSLRLDVIVAEIYNLSRAKASPFIQQGRVKLNHKVTEQVAAEVMEGDELSVRGFGRSKLIAIEGTTKKEKWRIRYGLLK
- a CDS encoding YggT family protein, which gives rise to MIYAIEDVVLTLIQIYYYMIIGYILLSWFPNARESSIGQVIARLVEPYLSPFRKIIPPLGMIDLSPIVALMALHFARFGVSAIADMIARSL
- a CDS encoding YlmC/YmxH family sporulation protein, translated to MNKISDFQVKDVVNVANGKKLGHIADLEINLNTGKIDAIIIPGAGKMLGFFARENDIVIPWRNIVKIGADVILVRHMEASELNEYVKEPFDQMK
- a CDS encoding YggS family pyridoxal phosphate-dependent enzyme, with the translated sequence MGIAENRNHIIKEIQTACEKKNRSPKGVNLIAVTKYVSNETTKEAALAGVEHIGENRVEGLLTKKEFLDDLSVKWHFIGTLQTRKVKDIIEHVDYIHSLDRLSLAREIQKRAGRTISCFVQVNVAEEDSKHGLAVNDVLPFVDKLRDYDRITVAGLMTMAPFTDDKSLIRKVFSTLKQLQLEIQEKEMPHAPCTELSMGMSNDYLIAVEEGATFIRIGTNLVGKEF
- a CDS encoding DivIVA domain-containing protein: MPLTPLDIHNKEFTRGFRGYSEDEVNDFLDQVIKDYEAVIREKKELEETVANLEEKISYFKNIEETLNKSILIAQETGEEVKRTASKEARLIVKEAEKNADRIINESLSKSRKISMEIDELKKQSSVYRTRFRMLIEAQLEMLKNDDWDSLNAPENLDSYELQEVKTEA